From Chryseobacterium tructae, one genomic window encodes:
- a CDS encoding dimethylarginine dimethylaminohydrolase family protein: protein MRLNIKNETGRLKSVVLGQPNSLGAVPTLEESYDAKSYYSIEHNIYPKEVDIINEMNAFEAVLKKYDVEVLRPSIIQDYNQVFSRDVAFVIDDKMIISNVIVDRADEQEAYKSVFEKVAWRKIINLPETAHIEGGDVIVWNDFIFIGTCFSEDYRNYKTARTNEYAIEILKEYFPKKRIIDLELKKNDKVPFEGILHLDCTFNPVGEDKCIIYKNGFVDESDYRLIIDIFGEENCFHINDEEMFEMFPNIFSISPDIVVSDKAFTRMNNHLRDVWGMTVEEIPYREISKMGGLLRCSTMPLVRE, encoded by the coding sequence ATTGGGAGCTGTTCCCACACTAGAGGAAAGTTATGACGCCAAGTCATATTACTCAATCGAACACAACATTTATCCTAAGGAAGTGGATATCATCAATGAGATGAACGCTTTCGAAGCAGTTTTGAAAAAATATGACGTTGAAGTACTTCGTCCAAGCATTATCCAAGACTATAATCAGGTCTTTTCAAGAGATGTAGCATTTGTAATTGATGATAAAATGATCATTTCCAATGTGATTGTTGATAGAGCTGATGAGCAGGAAGCATACAAAAGTGTATTTGAAAAAGTGGCCTGGAGAAAGATTATTAATCTTCCGGAAACTGCTCATATTGAAGGAGGTGATGTCATTGTATGGAATGACTTTATTTTTATCGGAACCTGCTTCAGCGAAGACTATAGAAACTATAAAACGGCAAGAACGAACGAGTATGCCATTGAAATTTTAAAAGAATACTTTCCAAAGAAAAGAATCATTGATCTTGAATTGAAGAAAAATGATAAAGTTCCGTTTGAAGGGATCTTACATCTTGACTGTACTTTCAATCCGGTAGGAGAAGATAAATGTATCATCTACAAAAACGGATTCGTAGACGAAAGTGACTACCGTTTGATCATCGATATTTTCGGAGAAGAAAACTGTTTCCACATCAACGACGAAGAAATGTTTGAAATGTTCCCGAATATTTTCTCTATTTCCCCGGATATTGTAGTTTCAGATAAAGCATTTACCAGAATGAACAATCACCTGAGGGATGTATGGGGAATGACCGTTGAAGAAATTCCTTACAGAGAAATCTCTAAAATGGGTGGTTTATTGAGATGTTCTACAATGCCGCTTGTAAGAGAGTAG
- a CDS encoding NAD(P)-binding protein gives MKSGGRFSRKDFLKTVLLGSLMLPFLQYCGKKVKSLLLKITGTNHVLGHKLWAKDFPQFSEVINTKFLVVGGGISGLSACRYFRQNGEEDYLLLEMEDHLGGNSSNGENKYSKFPLGAHYLPLPNKENTEIIKFLTECGICQGIEEDGEPVLDEYQMTFPQQERLFYKNSWQNDIVPQKGISEDVQKELDRFFKMMDGFRQKKDMQGNYWFAIPVHDSSREDEVIKLEKLLFADWLKLQNFKSEELLWLLDYSCRDDYGLGIDYVSAWAGIHYFAGRKNNWSKKYKDQVFTWPEGNAKLTHYLSEYTKEKLLTKNLVFDVEIGEKVEILSFDNTQKKTKKIIADKVLFATPQFVNERILNNKRASSFHYVPWLLTTITLDNEFGGDEELAWDNVIYGSSGLGYIFDQHQNINQIMGEKVITYYKSFSTGDCKKARQKLYSMKDAELKNLVLEDLKKAHPMIEDFIQEMQFHKIGHAMIAPTPNQIFGENGKTAKESINGKVFFAHSDLSGISIFEEAFYQGIRTAEQMLSNTHDGI, from the coding sequence ATGAAGAGTGGGGGAAGGTTCAGTAGAAAAGATTTCCTGAAAACAGTATTGCTGGGCAGTCTGATGTTACCTTTTCTACAATATTGTGGAAAGAAGGTGAAATCTCTATTGCTAAAGATAACAGGAACCAACCATGTCTTGGGACATAAACTATGGGCAAAGGATTTTCCACAATTTTCAGAAGTTATTAACACTAAGTTTTTGGTCGTGGGTGGTGGGATCTCCGGACTTTCTGCTTGTAGGTATTTCCGCCAGAATGGTGAGGAAGATTATCTTTTGCTGGAAATGGAAGATCACTTGGGGGGAAATTCATCCAATGGAGAGAATAAATATTCAAAATTCCCGTTGGGCGCCCACTATTTGCCTTTACCCAATAAAGAAAATACAGAGATTATAAAATTTCTTACAGAGTGCGGTATCTGCCAGGGAATAGAAGAAGACGGAGAACCTGTTTTGGATGAATATCAGATGACTTTTCCACAGCAGGAAAGATTGTTTTATAAAAATTCGTGGCAGAATGATATTGTTCCCCAAAAAGGAATTTCAGAAGACGTGCAAAAAGAACTTGATCGTTTCTTTAAAATGATGGACGGTTTCCGTCAAAAGAAAGATATGCAAGGTAACTATTGGTTTGCCATTCCTGTTCATGATTCCAGTAGGGAAGATGAGGTGATAAAACTGGAAAAACTTCTTTTTGCCGATTGGTTAAAACTACAGAACTTCAAATCCGAAGAACTTCTTTGGCTCCTAGATTATTCTTGCAGGGACGATTATGGATTAGGAATTGATTACGTTTCTGCATGGGCAGGAATCCATTATTTTGCAGGTAGAAAAAATAATTGGAGCAAAAAATATAAAGATCAGGTATTCACATGGCCGGAAGGAAATGCAAAGCTAACGCATTATCTTTCAGAGTATACAAAAGAAAAATTGTTAACTAAGAATTTAGTTTTTGATGTTGAGATCGGTGAAAAGGTAGAGATTTTAAGTTTTGATAATACCCAGAAGAAGACCAAAAAGATCATTGCGGATAAAGTCTTGTTTGCAACACCACAATTTGTCAATGAAAGAATTTTGAACAATAAAAGAGCATCATCATTTCATTATGTTCCCTGGCTTTTAACGACTATTACCCTGGATAATGAATTTGGGGGAGATGAAGAGCTTGCCTGGGATAATGTGATCTATGGATCATCAGGATTAGGATATATATTTGATCAACATCAAAATATCAATCAAATCATGGGTGAGAAAGTAATTACCTACTATAAAAGTTTCTCAACAGGTGATTGTAAAAAAGCAAGACAAAAGCTGTATTCCATGAAAGACGCTGAACTTAAAAACTTAGTTTTAGAAGATTTGAAGAAAGCCCATCCGATGATTGAGGATTTTATCCAGGAAATGCAGTTTCATAAAATTGGTCACGCGATGATTGCGCCTACTCCCAATCAGATTTTTGGAGAGAATGGAAAAACAGCAAAAGAATCGATCAATGGAAAAGTATTCTTTGCTCATTCCGATTTGTCCGGAATTTCTATTTTTGAGGAAGCTTTTTATCAGGGAATAAGAACCGCAGAACAAATGCTTTCAAATACCCATGATGGTATATGA
- a CDS encoding DUF350 domain-containing protein yields MALADFFWAGLFILRLRGISSVTVLKQKTIVMALQEVIPEQDFTDIITNKKYITMDNINLLPIFNSVLYSFLGIAILLVCYFIIEKLTPEKTWHEIAQNKNIALAIVFGAFIIGISMIISAAIHG; encoded by the coding sequence TTGGCATTGGCGGATTTTTTCTGGGCTGGTTTGTTTATCTTACGTTTACGGGGAATCAGTTCTGTGACTGTGCTAAAACAGAAAACTATCGTGATGGCACTACAAGAAGTCATTCCAGAGCAGGATTTTACAGATATTATCACAAATAAAAAATATATAACTATGGACAACATTAATCTATTACCCATATTCAATTCAGTTCTTTATTCATTTTTAGGGATTGCTATTTTATTGGTGTGTTATTTTATTATTGAAAAATTAACACCCGAAAAAACTTGGCATGAAATTGCCCAAAATAAGAATATAGCTTTGGCTATTGTTTTCGGAGCCTTTATTATCGGTATTTCAATGATCATAAGTGCAGCAATTCATGGATAA
- a CDS encoding DUF4178 domain-containing protein encodes MDHICPICKTHNNQLAIDFAIEEFICSHCKSLIIVGKATQRKVVNKPVENVVLEVGHKGVLYGTEYWVMNIVIKKYGKKTFWREYSLKDRAGNNVYLSESDGHWVFLHQVNINQVDFDIKDFQYYAEFGGKNYRWYETTPCSVHAATGFFEENLSFGLATYKEYVNGTEMISREESGNSEQFFKEIIFQEIL; translated from the coding sequence ATGGATCACATTTGTCCCATTTGTAAGACTCATAATAATCAACTGGCCATAGATTTCGCCATTGAAGAATTTATTTGTAGTCATTGTAAAAGTCTTATTATCGTAGGAAAGGCTACCCAGAGAAAGGTTGTTAATAAACCTGTGGAAAACGTTGTCTTGGAAGTTGGGCATAAGGGAGTTCTCTACGGTACCGAGTACTGGGTAATGAATATTGTTATTAAAAAGTATGGCAAAAAAACTTTTTGGCGGGAATATTCCTTAAAAGACCGCGCCGGAAACAATGTGTACCTAAGTGAAAGTGACGGGCACTGGGTATTTCTTCATCAGGTAAATATCAACCAGGTAGATTTTGACATTAAAGATTTTCAATACTATGCTGAATTTGGAGGCAAAAATTACAGATGGTATGAAACTACGCCCTGCTCCGTTCATGCAGCTACCGGATTTTTTGAAGAGAATCTTTCATTTGGATTAGCTACCTATAAAGAATACGTAAACGGAACTGAAATGATCTCACGGGAGGAGTCTGGGAATTCCGAGCAATTCTTTAAGGAAATCATATTTCAGGAAATACTATAA
- a CDS encoding polyamine aminopropyltransferase encodes MDKKRIPLELLLLFSVFVIATCGLIYELVAGALASYLLGDSVKQFSFIIGVYLFSMGVGSYLAKFIKGNLIDKFVEIEILVGIVGGISSVVLFVLFNTLAHFESVLYLFVFFTGCLVGVEIPLLMNILKDKVQFKDLVSNVFAFDYIGALLASILFPLVLIPQLGIVKTPLFFGLINISIAIFLCFYLEKELSKPFSLKIKSIAAFILLVGLFIFSDKILSYSEEKLYGENVVYTKSSPYQRIVLTRNNREFRLYLNNNLQFSSTDEYRYHEALVHPAMSMAKNIDHVLILGGGDGFAVREVLKYKEVKKIQLVDLDGEMTDFFKTNETMRKLNQNSLSNPKVEVINKDAYIWVKENKKKFDVIIIDFPDPSNYSLGKLYSLQFYKELERLTTPDTKIVVQTTSPYFAPKSFWCIEKTLNQIFPFTSAYHTYVPSFGEWGFSMASFEPVNNKVYRRISGLKYYDYDFSKISYFSKDMKVNDVEVNRLDNQILVRYFDEEWGKVQ; translated from the coding sequence ATGGATAAGAAGAGGATTCCTCTTGAGCTGCTTTTACTGTTTTCGGTATTTGTTATTGCGACATGTGGATTGATTTATGAACTGGTGGCGGGAGCATTGGCGAGTTACCTTTTAGGAGACTCAGTAAAACAGTTTTCCTTTATCATTGGGGTTTACCTATTTTCAATGGGAGTAGGCTCCTATCTGGCCAAATTCATTAAGGGAAATCTTATCGATAAATTCGTAGAGATAGAAATCCTGGTTGGAATTGTGGGCGGGATAAGTTCCGTAGTGCTGTTTGTATTGTTTAATACGCTGGCACATTTTGAGAGCGTCCTATATCTTTTTGTATTTTTTACAGGATGTCTGGTAGGTGTGGAAATCCCACTATTAATGAATATTTTAAAAGATAAAGTTCAGTTTAAAGATTTAGTTTCAAATGTTTTTGCCTTTGATTATATCGGGGCTTTACTGGCTTCTATTCTTTTTCCTTTGGTTTTAATTCCGCAGCTGGGCATTGTAAAGACACCTTTGTTCTTTGGATTGATTAATATTTCCATTGCTATCTTTTTATGCTTTTATCTTGAAAAAGAATTATCAAAACCTTTCTCATTAAAGATAAAATCAATAGCTGCATTTATTTTGCTGGTTGGGCTGTTTATTTTTTCAGATAAGATCTTGTCTTATTCCGAAGAGAAGCTTTACGGTGAAAATGTTGTTTATACAAAAAGCTCTCCTTATCAAAGGATTGTTTTAACTAGAAATAACCGGGAATTCAGGCTGTATCTGAACAATAACCTTCAGTTTTCCTCTACTGATGAATACCGTTATCATGAAGCCTTGGTACATCCGGCGATGTCAATGGCAAAAAATATTGATCATGTCCTAATTCTTGGTGGTGGTGATGGCTTTGCAGTTCGTGAAGTACTAAAGTATAAAGAAGTGAAGAAGATTCAGCTAGTTGATTTAGATGGAGAAATGACAGACTTTTTCAAAACCAATGAAACCATGCGAAAATTGAATCAAAATTCTTTATCCAATCCAAAGGTCGAAGTTATCAACAAGGATGCTTATATCTGGGTAAAGGAAAACAAAAAGAAGTTTGATGTTATCATTATAGATTTTCCGGATCCCTCCAATTATAGCTTAGGGAAACTGTATTCTTTGCAGTTTTATAAAGAGCTTGAGAGATTGACGACTCCGGATACCAAAATCGTAGTACAAACTACCTCTCCTTATTTTGCTCCGAAATCTTTCTGGTGTATAGAGAAAACCCTTAATCAAATTTTTCCTTTTACTTCTGCATATCATACCTATGTTCCTTCATTTGGAGAATGGGGATTTTCAATGGCTTCCTTTGAGCCTGTCAACAATAAGGTTTACAGAAGAATTTCTGGTTTGAAGTATTATGATTATGATTTCTCAAAAATATCTTACTTCAGCAAAGATATGAAAGTGAATGACGTAGAAGTTAACCGTCTGGATAACCAGATATTAGTCCGTTATTTTGATGAAGAGTGGGGGAAGGTTCAGTAG
- a CDS encoding S-adenosylmethionine decarboxylase family protein produces MNPLSNKGLHILLTLETESEDLLIDSKGFLAFTESILKTKEVEIVGITNHIFENQSFTSAVCLKESHLCIHTWPEFKQLTFDVFLCNYTQDNTAKVEEIADEVVQYFKAKTIQKHKIYR; encoded by the coding sequence TTGAACCCATTATCAAATAAAGGTTTACATATTCTTCTGACTTTGGAAACAGAGTCAGAAGATTTGTTAATAGACAGTAAAGGTTTTCTTGCTTTTACAGAAAGCATTCTGAAAACTAAAGAGGTAGAGATTGTAGGAATTACCAATCACATTTTTGAAAATCAGAGTTTTACATCAGCTGTTTGCCTTAAAGAATCGCATCTTTGTATTCATACATGGCCGGAATTTAAGCAACTTACTTTTGATGTTTTTCTCTGTAATTATACCCAGGACAACACAGCAAAAGTAGAAGAGATTGCTGATGAGGTTGTTCAATATTTTAAAGCTAAAACCATTCAGAAACACAAAATTTACAGATAG